A part of Arachis hypogaea cultivar Tifrunner chromosome 12, arahy.Tifrunner.gnm2.J5K5, whole genome shotgun sequence genomic DNA contains:
- the LOC112726543 gene encoding protein yippee-like At4g27745 — protein MADFMGSKAYCCFKCQNLVAFHDDIVSKDFQASSGRAFLFSHAMNISLGPKEDRQLITGLHTVADVYCSDCGEELGWKYIKAYEESQKYKEGKCVLEKFKIVVRGSQTNLENYYDD, from the exons ATGGCTGATTTTATGGGATCAAAGGCTTATTGCTGCTTCAAGTGCCAGAACCTTGTTGCTTTCCATGATGATATTGTTTCCAAAGATTTCCAG GCAAGCAGTGGTAGagcttttcttttctctcatgCAATGAACATTAGTTTGGGACCCAAAGAAGATAGACAACTCATCACTGGTCTTCACACAGTTGCTGATGTTTATTGCTCAGATTGTGGTGAAGAACTTGGTTGGAAATACATTAAGGCTTATGAAGAATCACAGAAGTACAAAGAAGGAAAATGTGTACTTGAGAAGTTCAAGATAGTAGTTAGAGGAAGCCAAACAAACCTAGAAAATTATTATGATGACTGA